The Setaria italica strain Yugu1 chromosome VIII, Setaria_italica_v2.0, whole genome shotgun sequence genome includes the window GCCTTATAACACGTAGGCTAGCAAGTGGCATGGCCTACCTATCAAACAACACCCTTCTCTCTATGCCACCTCCCAACACGGCCGAGCGCACAGCCCCAATCAAACGCATACCAACCCAATCCAACGCATTTAAGTCTATGCACAAATCATAGAATGAGCATGATGAAGACAGAAGGTTCTCATCACTGCCTCCTTGATTTACCAATGTCTCCTAGCGGGTGGGAGGGCAAGCGCCGACGCTGGCAACCAGAATTCAAGGTTGTGCTCGATGATGGGAATGGCTGCAGCTGCGGGCAAGTGGAATCCAGCGGGGAGCAGGCTTGTTGTCGCTGGTCATTGATGCCTCCACAGGAGCTGCGACAGTGAGCAGGACTGTGGCCTGCATTCGAGTAGCTGGCAAGAAGTGAGCCCGCATCCTCAAGCTGGAGGGAGAGGCGGATAGGTACGATTGAAACTGGGCAGCAGAAGATCGGCGGCTCGGCACTCACATCGTGAGTTTGCGACTAAAGGAGTGGTGATGACAGGTTTAGGCTTGGAACAAGTGGGAGTGGCAGATTGGGAGCATTAGGGTTACATAGAGTAAAATACACTAGTGGTACCTAATCTTGGCAGCAAGTGTCATCTAAGTCCCCGAACTTCAAAAATGCACATCTGGGTCACTAAACTTGCTAATCGGTTCACATCAAGTCCAAATTGCATTTACTTAGGTTAAACGTGCACGTGTCGACTAACATGGTGCTGGGAGGGACCCCTTACCCTCTCTTTGTCCCTTATCACCATCTTTGGTGTTGGCCTTCTGTTCACGATCAAAATTTGCAGATCTGGGCAAATGGTCTCTTAACTGGTCTCCAAACTGATCGGACCGGTTTGGTCAAAgtgctcaaaatgcaaattggacttcaccattgtgtaTCTCTCATTGAGTAGATAAAAATGCATATATAGAATGTCTGATTCgaagttcggatgaggaagTTATAGCTTCAGGAAGATCTGCACCTAGGaaaactggtcagaccggtttggtctgTGTAGTCCTAGTTAGAAGTTTTATTTTGACAAGATATCTGTAAGTGAGTTGACTCCTAGTGAGGAAAGACCTATCATCCCTATATTATAGGGgcatccaatcgatcaaaaaccaatctatattttatttgtaccttttttcctattttcccTACTTTTGCAACCCCATATGTTGTTCTGATACTGTCTCCATGGCATGAAGAGACGCCCTAACTGGCCTAACAAGCCTAGGGAAACCCAAGGTGCGCCTACCCCGATGGTGTCCCTCCCAGGCTGGCATTCGTTGGATCCTCACCGGGCTCTTCGGCGAGACCAGTCTGGCTGGCCTGCCATGCCAGTCTGACTGGACTCCGCATCGACGTAATAAGGAGCATATTTGTGGGCTGCACGTTTAGTGCTCAGGTATTTGGCATGGCACGTTTCCACGTCAAAATACTTTTTGGCGACCTTGCTAGGAAATGAGAATCTAACTATCATGGCTGATCTATCAAACCTTAGCATTGAGTTACTTTAGGAGTACATACAAGAGCGTCGCTTGGCAGATGTCAGAGCAAGGTGTCATTTAGATAAAGGAGTGGTAGCCACCGTCCACCATCAACACATTTAAAGAGATGAAATCCTTAGGTACTTTATTTGATGTTCTATATGACTTTGTGAATGTTTATCTCATGTCTCTGATTGATAAAGAGGATAGTTCAGATTCAATTCATGATAGTCAAAAGTTGGCTATTGAAAAGCCAGCTAATGCTATTATTGATCCTTGCAAAAATCTACCAACTAATGATGTTCTTGGCCAAGATCCATTTCGGCAATCTCTAGCCTAAGTTTCTAGTCCAAAGCCCTCTAGCAAGAGCATAGAAACTATATCCAGTACTTCCATgctcgggggggggggaggagaaCAAAACAAATATAATGGTGCCAGTTCTGCTAAAACTGGTCTGACCTAGTTCTAACCGCTTCTTCTAGGGTTTTGCAGAATAAATCAAAACCAAAGATGGTCAAAAGCAAAAAACCCATGTTTGGTGTTCGAAAAACCGTTGAATCCAATGGCTATAGCAAGCATCAAAACGAAAAGCCGAAGCCCAGTACAAAGCATCCCACTAAGTCCCGAACACAAAAGGATATCAATGATGCTAGTCGGCCTAAAAATTCCAAGCATTCAAAATCTATTCGAAAACAGAAGTTCCATGATCAGAATTGGTAATAGAATAATTTTCCTACATCAATGCCCTTTCCTTCACATGCATCACCTACGTCTATACCATGGGAGTTCTATTTTAGTATGCCTTATTCTTATCTGTCATGGTATATATGCCGTCTCTTCCTAGATATTTGTGTCCAGATTACATTATCTAGAGCTAGTAATTAATGAGCCACCACCTATGCATAATGATCATTTTGGTCAAAGAAATCGGTCTATGCAGAAAAATAAGCGTAAGAGGATCAAGCAAGTCCATCATGTCAAAAACGATGGTAGATTAAATCAAAATTCAGATCTTACACTAGACATACAAAAGCTGACCATTATAGAAACATCAGCTAGTTTTGTTGATCAGATTGCCCCTGATGTTGCACATGTTTCAAACAAAATAGCTGAACAACAACTAGGTTCGGTCATCTCATTGGTCTTCATCATTTATTCACTCGATGCATGTGCCATGGATTGCATATTCAGTAGAAATAATTATAATTCATACTTTTGGTATAATCCTTGGTTCTCATCTTATGATTATCAATATTATGCTTATGCTTTACCAAGGAGCCATAACTTGTATGATCAGCTGCCATGGCCACATCAAAATTTCTGCTATTGAGTGTGCTTAGAGTTTCAAAGCCCAAAGTAGATGTTTCATACATATTCATATGATGTTGTACTGGCTAAACTCTTATTTCGGCTACATTAGCATCCATAAAGAGTTTAGAAACCGTCATATGGATGATGTATTGTTTATAATCATCTTTagacaattttttttatcattgagAATATTTTTTCGCATCCAAGCTTTGCCACAACATAGGGGCGCATATGTTCATGGTCAAAATTGGCAGATCTAGCCGAACGGTCTTTGAACCGGTCTCCAAACTAGTCATGCTCAAAATAAAAATTGGACTTCATCATTGTGCATCATTGTGTAGCTCAAAAtatagaacgtccgatttggagttcaGACGAGGGAGTTATGACTTTGGTAAGATCTACACCTAGGAAAACTGGTCAGATCAATTTGCCTGGACGGTCACACCGGTTTAGCCTGTGTAGTCtaagttaggagttgtattttgacacgggAATTGTAAGGGTTTTGACTCCTAAtagggcaagacctcccctccctataaatataaagggtcacggccgattgagggcatCCAATTGATCTTTTTACCTTTTTCCCTCTTTGCCCTATTTTTCCAACCCTAAGTACTATTCTTCTCCTGTCTCCATGGCTTGAGGAGGTTACATAGCTGGCCTACTGAGCCTATGGCAACCCAAGGTGCGCCTGCCCCGACGAAGTCCCTCACAGGCGGGCATTCATTGGAGTCTCACCAGGCTCTCCGGTGGACCGGTCTAACCGGCCTACCATACCGGTCTGACTAGCCTCCGTATCAATGCAGCAAGGAGCATCTTTGTAGGGTGGTATTTGGCTTGGCACGTTTTTGCATCAACACCTTCGTCGCTGTTCATCTGGACTTCGGCCCCCTCCACCCGTCACCGCTGGGTACTGGGCACAACCGCGCTCATCCCAACCTCACGCTGCCGAAGCTGGCCTTGTCCACAGTGCCGCCTGACCTTGCTCAGTCCACCATGCTACCAACATTCTCCTCGACCTTGCTCTCGTTCCCCTCCCCATGGCCATCAACGAGCACCTCCCATCCCCGATTGACTCACTTGCGCCCTCGTCCGTGCGTCGTTGCAGCATATGAAGAAGGCTGCCTCTACCTCGTCCATGCCCGCAGCTGACGCACCACCAAGGTTCGTGTTCATCACCCTAGGTCAAATTTTGGCAGTGAGCGAATTCTAGGCCAACGGAAACCAAAGGGGAAAAAATGCAAGCATCAATCTTTACCGTTCACCAATGCCTGCAAAATCGAATGATTGACATGAGCTCGATTGAACCCTTTAACCAATCAATTGATTGCAGCCTTGCAGCGGTAGGCAATCTCACTAGTGCTCTGGTAGGGCAGGACATCAAGCAGCACCATGCGCATCTTCGAGCCCTATCGCTGGCAGCGCATCCACAGGATCACGGGAGGGTGAAAGGGGAGGTGCTGGACTGCAGGCCCGAAGCATAGAAGAGAGAGAGCAACGGGAAAGGAGAAAAGGTAGGATAATGATTGCTCCACGAATTTCTGGTGATGCTGGCGGTGTTCACGACACAACATGGAACGACAGTGAGGACTACCGCTAGGAGGACCGAGACGCCTGGGTGGGAGCGGGGGAAACAATGCCTCCGTGCAGCGCGTCTTGGCGGAGCACCGAGATGCATCAGTGAGAACAGACCTGAGTGGTGTGCCTCGAGTTTCAAGAAGCAGAGGAGTGCCTCATGGTGGCTCGGTCGTTGCTGGTCTAGccttggccttgggcggcgctgCATGGGAGGACGGTGGTAGCCTAGAAGGAGTGGACGATGGTACTAGTGCAGGTGGATGGTGGGGGCGGCCGCAGCCCTGTAGGAGTAGATGGAGGCTGAGACCATGCGTGGGAAATTGGCGGCTGGGGTAACGGGTCGACACAGGTGGATGGAGGAAGATTGGGCTAACATGGGGGATCCACATGTCAGGTCCACGTCATCATCTAGTCAGCCTGCCACGCGTGCAGTTTAACCTGTGTTCTGGAGATTTGGATGTCATGTGAACCAATTAATTAGTTTAGGGATTTCGATGTACATTTTGAGAGTTCCGAGACCTAAGTGACACTCACTGCTAAGTTCATGTGCCTCTAGTTATTTTACTCGGTTAGATATGTGTAGTTGCGGCTTCTGGGCCAGCCTGCTCTGGTGGCCTGCTGGTTTGCAATTAATAAGCCGTAGAGGTGCTTTTGCATTAATTGGTTCTTTCGGTTAATCTGGTTAACCGGGACCCAAAACTGAATTGACCGATATTATTTCAGTTAGTAGGAACTTAGGATCGAGCTGGTGACCGATTTTCTCGATTTCGGTTTCAGTTCGGTTCTCAGGTAATTCGGCCCCTACCCTTCAACATAGCCGAACTACAGAAGGTGGCCaccactgcaagtctgcaacctTGCGTTGGGCTGCACCAAATGATGTTACCTCTCGCCTGCCCCTCAGCAACCACGGCTTGTGTCGAGGAATCAGCTATAGAGCTCGTCTGCAGGCGAGGTGATCTGGAGAGGGAGCTCCAGCAAACGGTGGGGCCCACCTAAGGGCAGGCAGCCTAGTGCGATTCAAGCTGCTCCGATGCCTATGTTCTTATCCTATTTTGTGAGCTTGACTTGCGCTCAATTTGGCTGTGTGCTATGGCAGCTGTGGGGGCAGAGACAAAGAGAGGGTTAAAGAGAGAGATATTTGGtgtatgacaggtgggccatACCATGTACTAGCGTGCGTGGCGTGGTACAGTTGGATATAAAACCACTTACATGTCACCAGAATAGTACCTCTACTAAGTTGGGGTCACAACTGAATGGTATGATAGTCAAGGTGCCAAATTCTGACCGTTAGGGAGTTGGGATCAAAATTAGACAAATACGAGCTGAGGGGCAAAAAGTAGAATTTATTTCATATCTATATGCATCAATGTATTACAAATATAATAAAGGTTTTATATGAGTAAGTCTCATAGTTTGAGGACAAATGAAACAAACCTCTGAAGTATCCTTTGTGGATCCTGAGAAATTCTTTTGGGCTTGAACTAGAGAAAGAAGAGTACGGTATGCTTCAACTGCTTCCATGGGTGATGACTGAGCAACCTTCAACTTAGCCTTTACCCTTAGTAAAGATCCTTGATCCCACTTTGCTGTCTCATCCAAGGCAGCATCGATTGCGACTTCTGCTTCGGAAAACCTTTGTTGTGCAGAAAGAACCAATGCTAGCAACCTCCAACCTTTTGAAACAGATCCACCAGTTGCTTCAATAAACTCCTTTGCACATCTCAGTGCAGAGTTCATGTTCCTTTGCTCAGCATATTCAACTCCCATGTCAAATATTAGGTCTGCGTTGTAGCGGTTAAGAGTGATTGATTCTGTAAGTGACTTCAATGTTTCTGTCTGCAATAGAGATCTTTGGTAATCCGACGAAACAACCTTGGACTTCTTACCAAGGCAACTCCCCAGGAAATGGAGGCCCACGCTCTTCAAATGGTGTGATTCAGCAAGTGCAATTACTCTTCTTGCATATTCGACACCCTCTGAAGCAAGATGACACTCCTTACTACATATCTTAGCAGCTAATGACAAGGCAAGAATATCATTTGGATTCTCAAGCTTATTTAAAGACTTCCTCAAAAAATTTAGAGCAGTATCTTTCTGCCCAGCAGCATGGTAGCAAAGTGCTAGTGTGCACCACCTCTCGGTACGAGGATATATTCCAGGTAAAACCTCTTCAAGTTGCTTTGCAAGAACCAAGGGTTCACGACAAAGCGACAGGGCGTAGGTAAAATGTTCCATCACAGAAGGATCCCAATGGGTCTTGCCTTGGTACCAATTCCCCAGTACTATCATCAAAAGTAAAATCGCCTCTTCCACATTATTCTTTGGAACAAAAGTACCTTCAATTTGCTGGGCCATGCTGGGAGGGCTCCAATCTACATTGACATACAACAGAAAAGCGACAAATCTCTTTTGAACCCTGCTGCGACATTCGTCATCAAGATTCCATGGACTAAGAAGAGCTCGCCGGTAAGAAGCTAATGCTTCCTGGTAGGAGCCTGCATATTTCCAGGCTTCCGGAAGAAGTTCCACAGACTTATTAACAGTTTCCTGTAATTTTGGTTCGATATCCGGAGTACCATTTTGGAACATACTTTCAACAGAATCAAGTACGCTTTGGCATTGGTTGGCGGCTTCTGCTTGTTCAGAAAGTATTCGCACCGTTAATCAAATAATCCAAAATAAGAATAACAAAGGGTACAGATATAATTGTACCTATCGATTTCCCTAGCTTTTGAAGGGACAGTGATTTCAAGTAAATGGCTTCCAGAACAAGGCTAGCAGGATTATTTTGCGGCACGGAACTGGGTAGTTCTGATTTTGTCCTCCCTTTCTTCGATGGTGTCTTATCAGAAAGCGATGGCTGGAACTGCTGAATGGCAGCTTGAAGGTCTATTCCATCAAACACGCGGAGGGCAACTTCCACATTTCCTTTCTGAAATTCTAGTCTTCCAAGGAGAGCTCTTGCTTCCTGGTATCAATATACATGAAAAT containing:
- the LOC101784544 gene encoding protein NPG1 isoform X2, producing MAYDTEESGETIQKEVTPSMEVEVDQAPFEKVVELTTEGESQKPGGDSTLAVDAESSSPEGLSLNYEEARALLGRLEFQKGNVEVALRVFDGIDLQAAIQQFQPSLSDKTPSKKGRTKSELPSSVPQNNPASLVLEAIYLKSLSLQKLGKSIEAANQCQSVLDSVESMFQNGTPDIEPKLQETVNKSVELLPEAWKYAGSYQEALASYRRALLSPWNLDDECRSRVQKRFVAFLLYVNVDWSPPSMAQQIEGTFVPKNNVEEAILLLMIVLGNWYQGKTHWDPSVMEHFTYALSLCREPLVLAKQLEEVLPGIYPRTERWCTLALCYHAAGQKDTALNFLRKSLNKLENPNDILALSLAAKICSKECHLASEGVEYARRVIALAESHHLKSVGLHFLGSCLGKKSKVVSSDYQRSLLQTETLKSLTESITLNRYNADLIFDMGVEYAEQRNMNSALRCAKEFIEATGGSVSKGWRLLALVLSAQQRFSEAEVAIDAALDETAKWDQGSLLRVKAKLKVAQSSPMEAVEAYRTLLSLVQAQKNFSGSTKDTSELIDGSVSEFEIWQGLANLYSSLSYWRDAEICLQKARTLKSYSATTLHAEGYMHQAREHTKDALAAYVNAFSTELEHVPSKVSIGALLAKQGPRFLPAARCFLSDALRVEPTNRMAWLYLGKVHWSDGRITDAADCFQAAVMLEESDPVESLSSLS
- the LOC101784544 gene encoding protein NPG1 isoform X1; translated protein: MLRCCRQSTSPAPGGLCHLQRRDTEESGETIQKEVTPSMEVEVDQAPFEKVVELTTEGESQKPGGDSTLAVDAESSSPEGLSLNYEEARALLGRLEFQKGNVEVALRVFDGIDLQAAIQQFQPSLSDKTPSKKGRTKSELPSSVPQNNPASLVLEAIYLKSLSLQKLGKSIEAANQCQSVLDSVESMFQNGTPDIEPKLQETVNKSVELLPEAWKYAGSYQEALASYRRALLSPWNLDDECRSRVQKRFVAFLLYVNVDWSPPSMAQQIEGTFVPKNNVEEAILLLMIVLGNWYQGKTHWDPSVMEHFTYALSLCREPLVLAKQLEEVLPGIYPRTERWCTLALCYHAAGQKDTALNFLRKSLNKLENPNDILALSLAAKICSKECHLASEGVEYARRVIALAESHHLKSVGLHFLGSCLGKKSKVVSSDYQRSLLQTETLKSLTESITLNRYNADLIFDMGVEYAEQRNMNSALRCAKEFIEATGGSVSKGWRLLALVLSAQQRFSEAEVAIDAALDETAKWDQGSLLRVKAKLKVAQSSPMEAVEAYRTLLSLVQAQKNFSGSTKDTSELIDGSVSEFEIWQGLANLYSSLSYWRDAEICLQKARTLKSYSATTLHAEGYMHQAREHTKDALAAYVNAFSTELEHVPSKVSIGALLAKQGPRFLPAARCFLSDALRVEPTNRMAWLYLGKVHWSDGRITDAADCFQAAVMLEESDPVESLSSLS